The Castor canadensis chromosome X, mCasCan1.hap1v2, whole genome shotgun sequence genome includes a region encoding these proteins:
- the Rtl9 gene encoding retrotransposon Gag-like protein 9, producing MSIPLHSLRFNNMMREENADSQNRGTTFSRSMTETRAEVQFLHSHVQLPIVSTSASDPGTTTTQVMTSSAFDTLSTPLMVAPNSGALSPPLLPASDSGTLSPLLMPASDSGTLSPLLMPASDSGALSPLLMPTSDSGTLSPLLSTSDYGLMSPGMMTIPDFGTMSTALMTTPDSAEISPLAMATPSSGTMSTPVMSISSSETMSTPLMLPSDPGEISPLLIPDINPGVTSTQPMTTPGSEAMSPLQITDEDTEAMSKVLMTALASGEISSLLMSGTDSEVISSLIMSALASGEPSTQTTSTQDSEGMSAVLMSGPDSGVVSSLLMSASGSGAMSTPMLDVPDAEVSTLPKSAPDAEVMSPLLMTALTSTVMPTQLMPAPSPGTMPTQLTQNIDSEIMSAPAMRAIPPGMMPSLPGRASDLGAMPSTPRMRAQASGTMSTSHKTAPAAGAVSTPLMTVTSAGTTFTEHMSTTASTVLSTHLTMAKTSRTMPTGFLKVSANGAMSTQRMRAPASGVVSTQRVTATASETMSVSQSTAPVSGSMCTQQIRTPVSGAMSTSQMRSTASGLTSASHMRATASGSMSTLLTRDTASGALSKPLVTSKASGTMFMQQITAASGEMPTPLMRDIAPGALSMSQMTDTASEGMSTLLMRTTASGAMSTSQMTATASGDMSIPMMRSLGPGATAMTQMRATASGQMLTQPMSTQDSGGMSTSLMRSMVSGGLQMRAQTSGAVSTSVMRASDSGEMSTLPIRASSSGERSLPLMRPSVSGETVTPQKTPAYGAVSVPRMTATSEMMSMPQMKASASGAVSTPLRSIASGGMSMPQMTAAASGGVPRLQMRTLASRTRPTPQMIPTASGDMCTLPVRASVPGEMTPPPVRAPVSGIMSTPLRRPSASGAVTTELMRAPASGKMSTAQMTANASEGMSKPFMRATASGTVPMPLMSAMTSGEMSVPLMKTMASGAVPTLQSKVVNSRSMSLPQATYTASGGLSKPPTRASASGAMSTPLMRTSTSGMMSMPLVRGTTSGGIAMPQMTTTTSGGMSTPLMRAPAPGTMSTPQTAFGMMPTLEMKATDCGQTSTSHTKVKVSGSKSTPHMSATIPETTNPPPKEVPSFGMLTPALCYLLEEQEAARGACSVEEEMEIDEEKQMKGFLNDSEKMAFLVSLHLGAAERWSILQMEVGNPLSDENKSFLRRSQGLYDSLSEIDILSAVLCHPKQGQKSVRQYATDFLLLARHLSWSDAILRTRFLEGLSEAVTTKMGRIFLKVAGSLKELIDRSLYTECQLAEEKDSPGNSSQILPTACKRNNEEAMESELGSQQQTEEHQHVPKRCYYLKEHGDPQEGLHDHLRQSTGHQKGPTNK from the exons ATGTCAATTCCCTTACATTCACTGCGATTCAACAACATGATGAGGGAGGAAAATGCCGACTCCCAAAACAGGGGGACAACTTTCTCTAGATCAATGACAGAGACCAGAGCAGAGGTCCAATTTCTGCATTCTCATGTACAGTTGCCTATAGTCTCAACTTCAGCCTCAGACCCTGGAACTACAACAACACAGGTGATGACATCCTCAGCCTTTGACACCCTGTCCACACCTCTAATGGTAGCACCAAATTCTGGAGCATTGTCTCCACCATTATTGCCAGCCTCAGACTCTGGGACACTGTCCCCACTGTTAATGCCAGCTTCGGATTCTGGAACATTGTCTCCACTGCTAATGCCAGCCTCGGACTCTGGGGCATTGTCCCCACTGCTAATGCCAACCTCAGATTCTGGAACATTGTCCCCTTTGCTGTCCACTTCAGACTATGGATTAATGTCCCCAGGGATGATGACAATTCCTGACTTTGGGACAATGTCTACAGCACTAATGACAACACCAGATTCTGCAGAGATATCCCCATTGGCAATGGCAACTCCATCCTCGGGCACAATGTCTACCCCTGTAATGAGCATTTCATCCTCAGAGACAATGAGCACTCCATTAATGCTGCCTTCAGATCCTGGGGAAATATCCCCACTCCTGATTCCAGATATAAACCCTGGAGTGACGTCCACCCAGCCAATGACAACTCCAGGATCTGAAGCTATGTCTCCATTGCAaattacagatgaggacacagaaGCCATGTCCAAAGTACTAATGACTGCCCTGGCCTCTGGAGAGATATCTTCACTGTTGATGTCAGGCACAGACTCTGAAGTGATATCCTCACTGATAATGTCAGCTCTGGCTTCTGGAGAACCATCCACTCAGACAACAAGCACCCAAGACTCGGAGGGAATGTCCGCTGTGCTCATGTCAGGCCCAGACTCTGGAGTTGTGTCTTCACTGCTTATGTCAGCTTCAGGCTCTGGAGCAATGTCCACACCGATGCTAGATGTCCCAGATGCTGAAGTATCCACATTACCAAAGTCAGCTCCAGATGCCGAGGTAATGTCCCCACTGCTAATGACTGCCCTAACCTCCACAGTGATGCCCACCCAACTGATGCCAGCCCCAAGCCCTGGAACGATGCCCACACAGTTAACACAAAACATAGACTCTGAAATCATGTCTGCTCCAGCAATGAGAGCAATACCCCCTGGAATGATGCCTTCTCTGCCAGGGAGAGCTTCTGACTTGGGGGCAATGCCATCCACACCACGAATGAGAGCTCAGGCCTCTGGAACTATGTCCACATCCCACAAGACAGCCCCAGCGGCTGGAGCAGTGTCCACTCCACTGATGACTGTCACAAGTGCCGGAACAACGTTCACAGAGCACATGTCAACTACAGCTTCTACTGTGTTGTCCACACACTTAACAATGGCCAAGACTTCCAGAACAATGCCTACAGGCTTTTTGAAAGTTTCTGCCAATGGAGCGATGTCCACACAGCGAATGAGAGCCCCAGCTTCTGGAGTGGTGTCTACACAGCGAGTTACAGCCACAGCCTCTGAAACAATGTCTGTGTCACAATCAACAGCTCCAGTTTCTGGGTCCATGTGTACCCAGCAAATCAGAACCCCTGTCTCTGGAGCAATGTCCACATCACAAATGAGAAGCACAGCCTCAGGACTGACATCTGCCTCACACATGAGAGCCACAGCATCTGGGTCAATGTCCACACTGTTAACGAGAGACACAGCCTCTGGAGCATTGTCCAAGCCACTAGTGACATCCAAAGCCTCTGGAACAATGTTCATGCAGCAAATAACTGCAGCTTCTGGGGAGATGCCCACCCCACTAATGAGAGACATAGCTCCTGGAGCTCTGTCCATGTCACAAATGACAGACACAGCCTCAGAAGGGATGTCCACATTGCTAATGAGAACCACAGCTTCTGGAGCGATGTCCACATCGCAAATGACAGCCACTGCCTCTGGAGATATGTCCATACCTATGATGAGAAGCCTGGGTCCTGGAGCAACAGCTATGACACAAATGAGAGCCACAGCCTCTGGGCAAATGCTTACTCAGCCAATGAGCACCCAAGACTCTGGAGGGATGTCTACGTCACTCATGAGATCCATGGTCTCAGGAGGGTTGCAGATGAGAGCCCAGACCTCTGGAGCAGTGTCCACATCAGTAATGAGAGCCTCGGACTCTGGAGAGATGTCCACACTGCCCATCAGAGCTTCATCCTCTGGAGAGAGGTCTCTGCCCCTAATGAGACCCTCAGTTTCTGGAGAGACTGTTACACCTCAGAAGACCCCAGCTTATGGAGCAGTATCTGTCCCAAGAATGACAGCCACATCTGAAATGATGTCAATGCCACAGATGAAGGCTTCAGCCTCTGGAGCAGTATCCACACCGCTGAGATCTATAGCCTCTGGAGGGATGTCCATGCCTCAGATGACAGCCGCAGCCTCTGGAGGAGTACCTAGGCTGCAAATGAGAACCCTGGCTTCTAGAACAAGGCCCACACCACAAATGATACCCACAGCTTCTGGAGACATGTGCACACTCCCAGTGCGAGCTTCAGTCCCTGGAGAGATGACCCCACCACCAGTCAGAGCACCAGTCTCTGGAATTATGTCCACGCCACTAAGGAGGCCCTCGGCCTCTGGAGCTGTGACCACAGAGTTAATGAGAGCTCCAGCCTCTGGAAAGATGTCTACTGCACAAATGACAGCCAATGCCTCTGAAGGGATGTCTAAGCCATTCATGAGAGCCACAGCCTCTGGAACAGTGCCCATGCCTTTGATGTCAGCCATGACTTCTGGAGAGATGTCTGTGCCACTAATGAAAACCATGGCCTCTGGAGCAGTGCCAACACTGCAAAGCAAAGTTGTGAACTCTAGATCTATGTCCTTGCCACAAGCAACATACACAGCTTCTGGAGGGTTGTCTAAGCCACCAACGAGAGCCTCAGCTTCTGGAGCCATGTCCACACCACTTATGAGAACCTCAACTTCTGGAATGATGTCCATGCCACTAGTGAGGGGCACGACCTCTGGAGGGATAGCCATGCCACAAATGACAACCACCACCTCTGGGGGGATGTCCACACCGCTAATGAGAGCCCCAGCACCTGGAACAATGTCCACACCACAAACAGCTTTTGGAATGATGCCCACTCTTGAAATGAAAGCCACAGACTGTGGACAGACATCTACTTCTCATACCAAAGTGAAAGTTTCTGGATCAAAGTCCACACCACATATGAGTGCCACAATTCCGGAAACAACAAACCCACCACCAAAGGAAGTGCCATCCTTTGGCATGTTGACCCCGGCACTCTGTTATCTCCTAGAAGAGCAGGAAGCAGCCCGAGGCGCATGCTCtgtggaggaagagatggagattGATGAGGAGAAGCAAATGAAGGGCTTTTTGAATGATTCAGAGAAAATGGCATTTCTGGTGTCTCTTCATCTGGGGGCAGCGGAGAGGTGGTCTATCCTGCAGATGGAGGTAGGTAACCCTCTCTCAGatgaaaataaatccttcctgaGAAGGTCACAGGGCTTATATGACTCCCTGTCTGAGATAGACATCCTCAGTGCTGTTCTTTGCCATCCCAAGCAAGGCCAGAAGTCAGTCAGGCAGTATGCCACTGACTTCCTGCTGCTGGCCCGACATTTGTCTTGGTCTGATGCCATTCTACGGACCAGGTTTCTGGAAGGACTCTCAGAAGCTGTTACCACCAAAATGGGTCGGATCTTCCTGAAGGTGGCTGGCAGCCTAAAGGAGCTGATAGACAGGTCTCTCTACACCGAGTGCCAGCTGGCTGAAGAAAAGGATTCCCCAGGCAACTCAAGCCAGATTCTGCCGACAGCCTGTAAGCGGAATAATGAGGAGGCCATGGAGAGTGAACTAGGCTCTCAGCAGCAGACCGAAGAG CACCAACATGTTCCCAAACGCTGTTACTACCTGAAAGAGCATGGAGATCCCCAAGAGGGTCTTCACGATCACCTTCGACAGAGCACAGGCCATCAGAAGGGCCCCACTAACAAGTAG